The Hymenobacter oligotrophus genome has a window encoding:
- a CDS encoding sugar MFS transporter, with the protein MATPVSQATPPPTAGPATTRSYALPMAAMTSLFFLFGAVTNFNDVLMPYLKDVCQLTDLQSSLVQFAFFGAYFLMSLPAGRVLERLGYKRGIVVGLLVMAAGALLFVPAANTRTFGVFLLGLSVLGAGVTLLQVAANPYVSVLGPASRAASRVSVVGVANNFGGTLSPLLGGMLLFGGSVALKARLASLPEAQRLAEEATLVKAPYIGLAVFLTLLAGVFFLLKLPEIEGMQADEASPADAAAAASGRRSALAFPHLALGVVAIFLYVGVEVGLGSFLIRYGEAQGITQLSDFTQSLVRGLNVATNFIAVLLGQPPAPIDTTAGFTKAVGAVMVASYWFGSLVGRVVGIPLLTRINDRKALVAVCAAAVAFVLASIATQGETALWLIVLCGLMNSIMWPVIFPLAIKGLGPFTKQGSSYLIMAIVGGAVVPLLMGLLATYGGGLRVAFLLPALCYAYLLYYALRGYRVR; encoded by the coding sequence ATGGCGACTCCCGTTTCGCAGGCTACTCCCCCACCCACTGCCGGCCCGGCCACCACGCGCAGCTATGCGCTGCCCATGGCGGCCATGACCTCGTTGTTTTTCCTGTTCGGGGCCGTCACGAACTTCAACGACGTGCTGATGCCCTACCTCAAGGACGTGTGCCAGCTCACCGACTTGCAGTCGTCGTTGGTGCAGTTCGCGTTTTTTGGGGCCTACTTTCTGATGTCGTTGCCGGCGGGCCGGGTGCTGGAGCGCCTGGGCTATAAGCGCGGCATTGTGGTGGGCTTGCTGGTGATGGCCGCGGGCGCGCTGCTGTTTGTGCCGGCCGCCAATACGCGCACTTTCGGCGTGTTTTTGCTGGGCCTGAGCGTGTTGGGTGCTGGCGTTACGCTGCTGCAAGTGGCCGCCAACCCCTACGTTTCGGTGCTGGGCCCGGCCAGTCGTGCTGCCAGCCGCGTGAGCGTTGTGGGCGTGGCCAACAACTTCGGAGGCACGTTGTCGCCGCTGCTCGGCGGCATGCTGCTGTTTGGCGGCTCGGTGGCACTCAAAGCTCGCTTGGCGTCGTTGCCCGAAGCGCAGCGCCTAGCCGAAGAAGCCACCCTGGTAAAGGCCCCGTACATTGGCCTGGCCGTGTTCCTAACGCTGTTGGCCGGTGTGTTCTTCCTGCTAAAGCTCCCCGAAATCGAGGGCATGCAAGCCGATGAGGCAAGCCCCGCCGACGCAGCGGCTGCCGCCAGCGGCCGGCGCTCGGCCCTTGCCTTTCCGCACTTGGCCCTAGGTGTGGTGGCTATCTTTTTGTACGTGGGCGTGGAGGTGGGCCTCGGCTCGTTCCTAATCCGTTACGGCGAAGCCCAAGGCATCACGCAGCTGAGTGATTTTACCCAAAGCCTTGTGCGCGGCCTCAACGTGGCCACCAACTTCATTGCCGTGCTGCTCGGCCAGCCGCCAGCGCCCATCGACACCACCGCCGGTTTCACCAAAGCCGTGGGGGCCGTAATGGTGGCCTCGTACTGGTTTGGCTCGTTGGTGGGCCGGGTGGTAGGCATTCCGCTGCTCACCCGCATCAACGACCGCAAAGCTTTGGTTGCGGTGTGCGCCGCGGCCGTGGCCTTCGTGCTGGCCTCTATTGCCACCCAGGGCGAAACCGCCTTGTGGCTGATTGTGCTTTGCGGCCTGATGAACTCCATTATGTGGCCGGTTATCTTCCCGCTGGCCATCAAGGGCCTAGGACCGTTTACCAAGCAAGGCTCCTCGTACCTGATTATGGCCATTGTGGGCGGCGCGGTGGTGCCGCTGCTCATGGGCCTGTTGGCTACCTACGGCGGCGGTTTGCGCGTGGCGTTTTTGCTGCCCGCGCTTTGCTACGCCTACCTGCTGTACTACGCGCTCCGCGGCTACCGGGTGCGCTAG
- a CDS encoding pirin family protein: MLTYIPATERYHAQPVAWLSSFHLFSFAEYYDPKNMHFGPLRVFNDDTVAPNAGFPQHPHHEMEIVSIVLEGEITHEDTMGNKTTIKAGEVQRMTAGTGLAHSEYNRTDKPLRFYQLWFIPNMKSLSPSYEQKDIDFLDSKNELIPLVSGQKVLEDVVYINSNSTIYWSNLRAEKEIEFKTFPIRNTFIYLKEGSIFVNGTEMGPGDQVRSTDEHVIHIRAERDAQFILIDLPAAEANY, from the coding sequence ATGCTCACTTACATTCCGGCTACCGAACGCTACCACGCCCAGCCCGTTGCCTGGCTCAGCAGTTTCCATTTGTTCAGCTTTGCCGAGTACTACGACCCCAAGAACATGCACTTCGGGCCGTTGCGCGTGTTCAACGACGATACGGTGGCGCCGAACGCGGGCTTTCCGCAGCACCCGCACCACGAGATGGAAATCGTGAGCATTGTGCTGGAGGGCGAGATTACGCACGAGGACACGATGGGCAACAAAACCACCATCAAGGCCGGCGAGGTGCAGCGCATGACGGCTGGCACCGGCCTGGCCCACTCCGAGTACAACCGCACCGATAAGCCCCTGCGCTTTTACCAGCTGTGGTTTATCCCGAACATGAAGAGCCTCTCGCCGAGCTACGAGCAGAAGGATATCGATTTCCTGGACAGCAAAAACGAGCTGATTCCGCTGGTATCGGGCCAAAAGGTGTTGGAAGACGTGGTGTACATCAACTCGAACAGCACCATTTACTGGAGCAACCTGCGCGCCGAAAAGGAAATCGAGTTCAAGACCTTTCCCATCCGCAACACCTTCATTTACCTGAAAGAAGGCAGCATCTTCGTGAACGGCACCGAAATGGGCCCCGGCGACCAGGTGCGCTCCACCGACGAGCACGTAATTCACATCCGGGCCGAGCGCGACGCCCAGTTCATCCTTATCGACCTGCCCGCCGCCGAAGCCAATTATTAA
- a CDS encoding DUF2306 domain-containing protein has protein sequence MPRFSPVRRALQILIGLAVLVFAGRMLVLTVPYLGLEPGIGFLTTKSAETNGNLLFRIGFYVHITTSLVALLAGLPQFFPRLMQRRRALHRRLGQVYVVTILALAAPSGLILAHYANGGLVAQVGFTLQCVVWWLATWQAYRLARRGQWQLHTDWMVRCYAVTLAALSLRLESYGMYYLFGTKPIETYLTVTWLSWTGNLLVAEVLVQAGVAKRLLRDFASPKPNLQAQPAVPA, from the coding sequence ATGCCTAGGTTTTCGCCCGTCCGCCGCGCTTTGCAGATTCTCATCGGCTTGGCCGTGCTAGTGTTTGCCGGGCGCATGTTGGTGCTCACGGTGCCGTACCTAGGTTTGGAGCCGGGCATTGGTTTTCTCACCACCAAATCGGCCGAAACCAACGGCAACCTGCTGTTTCGAATCGGTTTTTACGTGCACATCACCACCAGTTTGGTGGCTTTGCTGGCCGGCCTGCCGCAGTTTTTTCCGCGCCTGATGCAGCGCCGCCGGGCCCTGCACCGCCGGTTGGGCCAGGTGTATGTCGTTACCATACTGGCTTTGGCGGCGCCTTCGGGCCTGATATTGGCGCACTACGCCAACGGCGGGCTGGTAGCCCAAGTGGGCTTTACGCTGCAGTGCGTGGTGTGGTGGCTGGCCACGTGGCAAGCCTACCGGCTGGCCCGCCGCGGGCAGTGGCAGCTGCACACCGACTGGATGGTGCGCTGCTACGCCGTAACGCTGGCCGCCCTCAGCCTGCGTCTCGAAAGCTACGGCATGTACTACTTGTTCGGTACCAAGCCCATCGAAACCTACCTCACCGTAACGTGGCTTTCCTGGACGGGCAATTTGCTGGTGGCCGAAGTGCTGGTGCAAGCCGGCGTGGCCAAGCGCCTGTTGCGCGATTTTGCTTCTCCCAAACCCAACCTCCAAGCACAGCCTGCTGTACCCGCATGA
- the murB gene encoding UDP-N-acetylmuramate dehydrogenase, whose product MSAQLQHHVSLLPYNTFGIDVTARYFATFGSAEELRALLQLPEVQQAEKLVLGGGSNLLFTRDFEGVVLKNEIRGLETTLEADGENALVRSGAGESWHGLVEFTLSEGLAGIENLSLIPGTVGAAPLQNIGAYGVELKDAFDHLEAMEIATGQLRRFSREECGFGYRESVFKGPLKNQYIVTSVVLRLHRRHQPNVSYGAIRATLEDMGITDEPTPQQVSQAVISIRRSKLPDPKEIGNAGSFFKNPEVSQQKFDTLKATYPDMPGYTVPGGVKVPAGWLIEQCGWKGHRAGAHGVHDKQALVLVNLGGAKGAEVHALAQQIIASVREKFGIELHPEVNIL is encoded by the coding sequence ATGTCGGCCCAGCTTCAGCACCACGTTTCGCTTTTGCCCTACAACACTTTCGGTATCGATGTAACAGCGCGCTACTTCGCCACTTTTGGCAGCGCCGAAGAGCTGCGCGCCTTGTTGCAGCTGCCCGAGGTGCAGCAAGCCGAAAAGCTGGTGCTGGGCGGCGGCTCCAACCTGCTCTTCACCCGCGACTTCGAAGGCGTGGTGCTGAAAAACGAAATCCGCGGGCTCGAAACAACCCTGGAGGCCGACGGCGAAAATGCTCTGGTGCGGTCCGGCGCGGGCGAATCGTGGCACGGGTTGGTAGAGTTTACGCTGAGCGAAGGTTTGGCCGGCATCGAGAACCTCTCGCTGATACCCGGCACGGTGGGCGCCGCGCCGCTCCAAAACATCGGGGCGTACGGCGTGGAGCTGAAAGACGCCTTCGACCACCTCGAGGCCATGGAAATTGCCACCGGGCAGCTGCGCCGCTTCTCGCGCGAGGAGTGCGGTTTCGGCTACCGCGAATCGGTGTTCAAGGGGCCCCTCAAAAATCAGTACATCGTAACAAGCGTGGTGCTGCGCCTGCACCGCCGCCACCAGCCCAACGTATCGTACGGGGCCATTCGGGCCACGCTCGAAGACATGGGCATCACCGACGAGCCCACGCCGCAGCAGGTAAGCCAGGCCGTTATCAGCATCCGCCGCAGCAAGCTGCCCGACCCCAAGGAAATTGGCAACGCCGGCTCTTTCTTTAAAAACCCCGAAGTCTCGCAGCAAAAGTTCGATACCCTCAAAGCCACCTACCCCGATATGCCGGGCTACACCGTGCCCGGCGGCGTAAAAGTGCCCGCCGGCTGGCTGATTGAGCAATGCGGCTGGAAAGGCCACCGCGCCGGTGCCCACGGCGTGCACGACAAGCAGGCCCTGGTGCTCGTGAACCTAGGCGGCGCCAAGGGCGCCGAGGTGCACGCGCTAGCCCAGCAAATCATTGCTTCGGTGCGCGAAAAGTTTGGCATTGAGCTACACCCCGAGGTAAATATTCTGTAG
- the recQ gene encoding DNA helicase RecQ, which yields MLFATEPLAPTLDSARRVLKQYYGYDSFRPMQQDIIQSILGGRDTVVLMPTGGGKSVCFQVPAMVQEGVCVVVSPLIALMKDQVEALKANGIAAACINSSVGQAEQNSIGRACQAGALKLLYVSPEKLLSEGFLSFLKRIQVSMFAIDEAHCISSWGHDFRPEYTQLRVLREQFPEVPIIALTATADRLTQRDIQQQLRLNDPQVFLSSFDRPNLSLNVRPGQDRVNGIINYVKQRPTEPGIVYCLSRKQCETLAGKLKEKGFRAGFYHAGMTDRARSEVQEQFLRDDLQIICATVAFGMGIDKSNVRWVIHYNLPKNIEGYYQEIGRGGRDGAPAEAVLFYSYADVAQLRDMITKDADPRLAQLNTTKLERMQQFAEAASCRRRILLAYFGEVLDKDCGNCDICRNPPVTFDGTELAQKALSAVARTREQAPLTLIADVLLGRRNQAVIGRGYDQIKTFGAGANLSFLDWQSYLHQLLNDGLLYIAYEQGYALKLTDLGWQVLKGERKQQLKQFQVPAKAEKAPKGRAAKAAAGPRLVSVTDDLFDRLRQLRKRIADQQGVPPYVVFSDTTLQEMAVERPRTRTAMLAISGVGMKKFETYGEQFIQLINELAGAPSPDDVPDLGADDDVSAAPKKRPAPGSTFVDSWKLHRQGLSVEQVAEQRGLSPSTVKSHLETLYEKGYQLRTEEFLTMDDFAQIKMAAQELGPELRLRDLFDHLRERYDYFQLRLALIYDKRMRGELPTQPVDA from the coding sequence ATGTTATTTGCTACCGAACCCCTCGCACCTACGCTCGATTCGGCTCGCCGCGTGCTCAAGCAGTACTACGGCTACGACTCGTTCCGGCCCATGCAGCAGGACATCATCCAGAGCATCCTAGGAGGGCGCGATACGGTGGTGCTGATGCCCACGGGCGGGGGCAAATCGGTGTGCTTTCAGGTGCCGGCCATGGTGCAAGAGGGCGTGTGCGTGGTGGTGTCGCCGCTGATTGCCCTGATGAAGGACCAGGTGGAAGCTCTGAAAGCCAACGGCATAGCGGCCGCTTGCATCAACAGCAGCGTTGGCCAGGCCGAGCAAAACAGCATTGGGCGGGCGTGCCAGGCCGGCGCGCTTAAGCTGCTGTACGTATCGCCCGAAAAGCTCCTCTCCGAAGGTTTTCTGAGCTTTCTGAAACGCATTCAGGTGAGCATGTTTGCCATCGACGAGGCGCACTGCATTTCGTCGTGGGGCCACGATTTCCGGCCCGAATACACGCAACTGCGGGTGCTGCGCGAGCAATTTCCGGAGGTGCCCATTATTGCCCTTACGGCCACCGCCGACCGCCTTACCCAGCGCGACATTCAGCAGCAACTGCGCCTGAACGACCCGCAGGTGTTCTTGTCGTCGTTCGATAGGCCCAATTTGTCGCTGAACGTGCGCCCGGGCCAGGACCGCGTAAACGGCATCATCAACTACGTGAAGCAGCGGCCCACCGAGCCGGGTATTGTGTATTGCCTTTCGCGCAAGCAGTGCGAAACCCTAGCGGGCAAGCTCAAGGAAAAAGGCTTTAGGGCCGGCTTTTACCACGCCGGCATGACGGACCGCGCCCGCTCCGAGGTGCAGGAGCAGTTTCTGCGCGACGACCTGCAGATCATTTGCGCCACGGTGGCCTTCGGCATGGGCATCGACAAGAGCAACGTGCGCTGGGTGATTCACTACAACCTGCCCAAAAACATCGAGGGCTACTACCAGGAAATCGGCCGTGGTGGCCGCGACGGCGCCCCCGCCGAGGCCGTGCTGTTTTACAGCTACGCCGACGTGGCCCAGCTGCGCGACATGATTACCAAGGACGCCGACCCGCGCCTGGCCCAGCTGAACACCACCAAGCTCGAGCGCATGCAGCAGTTTGCCGAAGCGGCCTCGTGCCGCCGCCGCATTTTGCTGGCGTACTTCGGCGAGGTGCTCGACAAAGACTGCGGCAACTGCGACATTTGCCGCAACCCGCCCGTTACCTTCGACGGTACCGAGCTGGCGCAGAAGGCGTTGTCGGCGGTGGCGCGCACCCGCGAGCAGGCCCCGCTTACGCTCATAGCCGACGTGCTGCTGGGGCGCCGCAACCAAGCCGTTATTGGCCGCGGCTACGACCAGATCAAGACCTTCGGGGCCGGGGCCAACCTCTCGTTTCTTGACTGGCAAAGCTACCTGCACCAGCTCCTCAACGACGGGCTCCTGTACATTGCCTACGAGCAAGGCTACGCCCTGAAGCTCACCGACCTAGGCTGGCAAGTACTGAAGGGCGAGCGGAAGCAGCAGCTCAAGCAATTTCAGGTGCCGGCCAAGGCCGAAAAAGCGCCCAAGGGCCGCGCCGCCAAAGCCGCTGCCGGGCCACGCTTGGTGTCGGTTACCGACGACCTCTTCGACCGCCTGCGCCAGCTGCGCAAACGCATTGCCGACCAGCAGGGCGTGCCGCCGTACGTGGTGTTTTCGGATACCACGCTGCAGGAAATGGCCGTTGAGCGGCCGCGCACCCGCACGGCCATGCTGGCCATTTCGGGCGTGGGCATGAAGAAGTTCGAAACCTACGGCGAGCAATTTATCCAGCTCATCAACGAGTTGGCCGGTGCTCCCTCGCCCGACGACGTGCCCGACCTAGGCGCCGACGACGATGTATCGGCAGCGCCCAAAAAGCGGCCCGCGCCGGGCAGCACTTTCGTCGACTCCTGGAAGCTCCACCGCCAGGGGCTGTCGGTGGAGCAAGTGGCCGAGCAGCGGGGCTTGTCGCCGAGCACCGTGAAGTCGCACCTCGAAACGCTGTACGAAAAAGGCTACCAGCTGCGCACCGAGGAGTTCCTGACCATGGACGACTTCGCCCAGATCAAAATGGCAGCCCAGGAGCTGGGCCCTGAGCTGCGCCTGCGCGACCTATTCGACCACCTGCGCGAGCGGTACGACTACTTTCAGCTGCGCCTTGCCCTGATTTACGACAAGCGCATGCGCGGCGAGCTGCCCACGCAACCTGTTGATGCCTAG
- a CDS encoding DoxX family protein yields MIFSFTSRLGRLGLLGLSALFVTAGIFHFTNPKPFVRIVPPQLPAPEALVGISGAAEIGLGLLLLPRLTRRLAAWGLVALLVAVFPANMYMARLPGGGLGLPQWVLWARLPLQGVLIAWAWWYTRPQKDLDLGQNR; encoded by the coding sequence ATGATCTTTTCTTTTACCTCTCGCCTGGGACGCCTGGGCCTGCTGGGCTTATCGGCGCTGTTCGTTACGGCAGGCATTTTTCATTTCACCAACCCCAAGCCGTTTGTTCGCATCGTGCCGCCACAACTGCCGGCGCCGGAGGCACTGGTGGGCATTAGCGGCGCGGCCGAAATAGGTTTGGGCTTGTTGCTGCTGCCCCGGCTTACCAGGCGCCTGGCTGCCTGGGGGCTGGTGGCGCTGCTGGTAGCGGTTTTTCCGGCCAATATGTACATGGCCCGCCTACCGGGCGGCGGCTTGGGCCTCCCGCAATGGGTGCTGTGGGCGCGCTTGCCGCTGCAGGGCGTACTCATTGCCTGGGCCTGGTGGTACACGCGCCCGCAGAAAGATCTTGACCTAGGGCAGAATCGGTAG
- a CDS encoding LexA family transcriptional regulator — protein MINTNLKFWRRELGLTQAQLADKLSIKRSLIGAYEEGRAEPKLTTLVKMARLFGISLDALVTTDFSKKRQAAAVMRQLQNVPALGADGADVATVAEKTKGDNLRVLAFTVDQDQNENIELVPLKASAGYLNGYADQEFIEELPKFRLPMLGQNGTFRAFEISGDSMLPIASGTVIVGRYVADWNEVKDGTPCIVVSKKEGIVFKRVYNRLKEAASLTLHSDNPVYSPYEIDVEDVLEIWEAKSYISSTFPIADLSLNRLASIVLDLQKQVTTMKKA, from the coding sequence ATGATCAACACGAACCTTAAATTCTGGCGCCGCGAACTGGGCCTCACCCAAGCGCAGCTAGCAGATAAACTCAGCATCAAACGCTCCCTCATCGGTGCGTACGAAGAAGGCCGCGCCGAGCCCAAGCTCACTACTTTGGTGAAGATGGCCCGCCTGTTTGGCATTTCGCTGGATGCGCTGGTAACTACCGACTTCTCGAAGAAGCGCCAGGCCGCCGCCGTAATGCGCCAGCTGCAAAACGTGCCCGCCCTAGGTGCCGACGGCGCCGATGTGGCCACCGTGGCCGAGAAAACCAAAGGCGACAACCTGCGCGTGCTCGCGTTTACGGTTGACCAGGACCAAAACGAGAACATCGAGCTGGTGCCCCTAAAGGCCTCGGCCGGTTACCTGAACGGTTACGCCGACCAGGAATTTATCGAAGAGCTGCCCAAGTTCCGGCTGCCCATGCTGGGCCAGAACGGCACCTTCCGCGCGTTCGAAATTTCGGGCGACTCGATGCTGCCCATTGCCTCGGGTACCGTGATTGTGGGCCGCTACGTGGCCGACTGGAACGAGGTGAAAGACGGCACGCCTTGCATTGTGGTTAGCAAAAAAGAGGGCATCGTATTTAAGCGCGTGTACAACCGCCTGAAGGAAGCCGCCTCGCTCACGCTGCACTCCGACAACCCCGTGTACTCGCCCTACGAAATTGACGTGGAGGACGTGCTCGAAATTTGGGAAGCCAAGAGCTACATCAGCAGCACGTTCCCGATTGCCGACCTTTCGCTAAACCGTTTGGCCAGCATCGTGCTCGACCTGCAAAAGCAGGTGACCACCATGAAGAAAGCTTAA